Within Pseudomonadota bacterium, the genomic segment ACGAAACCTTTTTGGCCGAATACGACCCTAAAACAAGGGAGAAGAGAGGGGTCTACTATACCCCTGAGCCGGTAGTTTCCTATATTGTCCGTTCCCTCCATCATATCCTGAAGGAACATTTCAACTGTCCTGATGGTTTTGCAAGCGACAAGGTTACTGTTTTAGACCCTGCCGCCGGAACGCTTACCTTTCTTGCCGAGGCAAGCAAACTGGCAGTTGAGGAGTTTACCTCCAGATACGGCACGGGCAAGAAGGAAGGCTTTATAAAAGAGCACATCCTCAAGAATTTCTATGCCTTTGAACTGATGATGGCGCCCTATGCAGTGGGACACCTTAAGATTTCCTTTCTCTTAGAAGAACTTGGCTACAGGCTTAAAGACGATGACAGGTTTAAACTCTACCTCACCAATACGCTCGAAATGGAGGAACTTCCGGAGACACAGCTTCCCGGCATGGTATCCTTATCCGAGGAATCCCATCTGGCGGGCAAGGTCAAAAAAGAGCAACCCATACTCGTAATCCTCGGCAATCCGCCGTATTCAGGCCATTCTGCAAATGTCGGAAAATGGATATCAAAGGAGATTAAGGTTTACTATCAGGTTGATGGGAAGCCTCTCGGAGAAAAAAACCCCAAATGGTTACAAGATGATTATGTGAAGTTTATCCGATTTGCACAATGGAAGATAGACCAGGCAGGGGAGGGGGTTTTAGGCTTTATTACGAATCACGGCTACCTTGACAATCCCACATTCAGGGGGATGCGCCAGTCTTTAATGGATAGCTTTGATGAAATATACATCCTCGATCTTCACGGTAACAGCCTGAAAAAGGAAAAATGCCCTGACGGTTCTAAAGATGAAAACATCTTTGACATCATGCAGGGGGTAGCAATAGTTCTCCTTATAAAAGAGAGAGGCAAGGAGAGGACATGTACGGTATATCAATCGGAATGCTGGGGATTACGGGAAACAAAATATGAATGGCTTTTGAAAAACGATATAAAATCAACTCAATGGAAAAGACTTACGCCGAGGTCAGAGTTTTACCTCTTTACACCGAGAGAGGAGAGACTTTTAGAAAAATATGATAAATATTCTAAAATAACAGAAATATTCCCAGTAAATGGTGTTGGCATTACAACGGCAAGAGATTGCTTTGTCATAGATAGAGATAAGAACGCCCTTCTAAACAGAATACGTCTTTTCAAGGGTAGCAAATACTCCGATGATGATCTTCACTTATCTTTTAACATTAACAAGAAGAAAGGTTGGAGTATAAGAAAGGCATGGAATATGCTCCAGTCAATTGTTGATTCAGATTTAGATAGCTATATCTTGCCGGTTTTATATCGTCCATTTGATGTACAATGGATTTTTTATCATGATGCGGTGGTATGGAGAACAGTAAAGAAAGTAATGCGGCATATGATGCATGAAAACATTGGTTTGATTACCAATCGACAGGTAAATGGTGAATTCAGGCATGCACTTTGTTCAAATATGATTATCAATGACTGTACTGTGTCATTGGAAACAAGAGAAAGGTCGTACTCATTCCCTCTCTATCTTTACCCCGACACAGACAAAAAAGAGACGGGCATCCCAAATAAGAAGAGGTCTTTCGGTAGTACAATGATGCTCTTTGAACAGAAGGGTGATTACAGTGTAAAAAAACCGAATATCTCCCCGCAACTGATCGAACAATTAAAAGCCCGTTATAAGCGCGCACCTGCACCGGAGGAGATTTTCTATTACATCTACGCCATCCTTTATTCGAATATCTACCGCACAAAATATGCCGAATTCTTAAAGATAGATTTCCCGAGGATTCCCTTTACCGGGGATTACAAACTATTCGGCAAGATGGCCGGATACGGGAAGAAACTTGTTGGCCTCCATCTCCTTAAGACTCAGGAGCTTGACCATCCTGCTACTAAATACCAGGGAAAGGGCAATGACAGGGTTGAGAAATTAATCTATGACGGCAAAGAAGACCGGGTCTACATCAACGAGACCCAGTATTTTGAAGGGATTGCTGAAGAGACCTGGCAGTACCATATAGGCGGCTATCAGGTATTAAGTAAATGGCTTAAGGACAGGAAGGGAAGGGTGCTTACCCTCGATGACACAAAGCATTACTCCAAAGTCGCCACATCCCTTAAGATGACCATAGAGTTGCAAGGGTCGATTGATGAACTTTACTCTGAGATAGAAAAGGAAACCATAGAGTTTAAAAGTTAATGACAATCATTTAGTGTGTTATCTTGCTCATTGGCTGACAGTTGATAGCTAAGCGCTGACAGTCTTTCCTACCTTTTGACAACATCCCCCCATTGTGCTATCTAATACCAATGAAAGTTGAACTGGATGGTAAGGTACATGAGTTTCAAAAACCGATGACAGTTTCAAAGTTGCTTGAGCAACTCTCGTTGAGCAGAGAAACCCACCTTGTGATTGTAAATGACAGACTTGTTACGGAGGATTACAGGTTGGGGAAGGATGATAATATAAAATTTATAAGGGTGGTATCTGGCGGGTGAAGTGCAGGGTTTGTGGAGAGACTGCGAGCATCAGTTTAAAAGCCTACAATACAGCCTTATGTGCAGAAGATTTTCTCGCCTTTTTAGAAAAAAGGGTCTTTAACACCATCCAGAAATATCATTTGATTGAAAAGGGAGACATGCCAATTGTTGCTGTATCAGGCGGCAAGGACAGCCTTTCCCTCTGGTATATGATGAACAAATCAGGTTATGGCGCTGACGGTATTTACATTGACCTGGGCATAGATAACTATTCTGATGCCTCTTTTAATAAGGTAAAACTCATGGCTGATACAGTGGGAAGAAAGGTTTATGCATTCCATGTCCGTGATGTTCTCAAAAAAGGCATAGATGAGTTTGCAAAGAGTATCAGAAGGCCGCCATGTTCTGCCTGTGGCATGATTAAACGCTACGTAATGAACAGGGTATGTATGGATAAAGGCTATAATGTCCTTGTAACGGGGCATAACCTCGATGATGAAGCCTCTGCGCTCCTTGGGAATCTCCTGTACTGGAAGGAAGAATACCTGTGGAAGAAGAATATAGAACTTAAGGGAAGGGAAGGGCATCTCTCGAAAAATACGAGGAGTGTCCATTCTCTGTAGATGCAAAATCCCTTGTGTATAAAAGTATCCTCAACAAGCTGGAGGAATCCTCCCCGGGGACTAAAATCCAGTTTGTAAAGGGTTATTTAAAGATGGTGAAAGAAGGCGAAAGAGAAATTAGTTATTGCGTAAACTGCGGCTATCCATCGTACGGGGAGAAATGCAACATGTGCAGGATACTCGAGAGGTTTGGAATTAAAAATAGTATAATACAGTTTGAAGAGTATAATGCTTAAGTAACCTTGACAGCTGTAAAGAGATGGTGACATAATTCCTTATGGGCATGGTAGACAGCTTTTCACAACTCATCTTCAATATTTATGAGGCATTTACGGTTGCTCTATTTGTAAAGGATGGTGAGAACCTGAAATGTCTTTCTTCTGTAACATTCGCAAATAGTTTTGATAAGAGTAGAGGTATACCGATTGAAGGGACACTCCCTGGATGGGTGATAAAACATAATGAACCCCTTATCATACCGAATTTTGACAAAGAGGAGGATACACTCGGTTATTATGGAACTACTGAGGGGATTAAGTCCTTCATGGGATACCCCATGGAGGGTGATGGTGTAATCGTTGTTGACAGCAAGAGGAAGTGGGTATTTACGGATAAGGAAAAGAAGATCCTTGGAAATTTTGCTACTGTGATTCGTCAGGAGATTGAAAGGGAGAAGAGATACCAGGAAATAGACGAAAAGAATGAAGAACTATATGTTGAAAGAAGAATGATAAATCTTTTCAATGAGCTCAATCTGTCGAAGGTCTCAATTAATGAGATATTTAAAGAGGCCCTGAATCTTTCGGGTGCAGATTTTTGTTTTGTTGGCATGGAGAGAAACGGCAGGATGTTTGTCCATGAAGTATATGGAATCAGCGGCGATGAATATATAATGAAGGAATGCCCCCCGGGAAATAGCATTGCTTCCATAGTAATGGAAGGAGGAAGAGAACTCTTACTCCCTTACAATAGTGGATACTTAAGGGAGAAGCCCCTGTTCTTCCAGGGGGAAGCGATAAAGGCGAGACAGTTCTTTGGATTTCCACTCATAACAGGGGATGTACCCCTTGGAGCCGTTGGTTTTGTTTCGTTATCCGAGCTCCGCTTAAAGGAACAGTCTATAGGGGTTTTGAGGGATATTTCTACCTTCTTATCCCTTTATTATACCTTCCTGTGGATGAAGGAGAATCTCGAGAAATTAAAAGATTTTGAGCCTGTCACCGGCTCTATCCAGTTTCCGAGTTTTCTCGGGATAGTGGAAAAGATTATTAAAAAGGGTGACAGATTTTCCCTCTTATCGGTTAAACTATCTGACCTCAAAGTGTATAATAAGAGAATGGGGTATGAATTTACGAACAGTCTTTTAAAAAAGGTCTTTCAGATTATCAGGTATTGTGTGGGTAATAATGCCCTCATCGCAAGGAAAGGGGGCGGCCATTTCTATGTGCTATTCAGGGGTAGTGAAATGGTGGAAATCAAGAATGTTCTGAAGGTTTTGAATTACACAATCAGTAAGGGTATATCAGAGGATAAGACGTTAGACAGGAGCGCTACCGTAGAATCAGGGATGTCAAGTTTTCCGGAGGATGGTAAGAGCCTCTGGGAACTTTTGGATAAGGCAGAAGAGAAAATAAAATAAGTGAACTGTAAGGAGGATGCATGGGTTTTTTAAAGAGATTATTCAGTTTTTTTTCCACACATTTTGCTATGGACCTTGGCACTGCAAATACACTGATATACATGAAGGGTGAGGGCATCATCCTTAATGAACCATCGGTGGTGGCCATTGAGACCAATACCGGAAAGCTCATTGCAGTTGGAAAAGAGGCAAAAGAATACATCGGGAGAACGCCTCCGAATATAAGTGCAATAAGACCACTGAAGGATGGGGTAATTGCAGATTTTGATGTAACAAAGGCAATGATAAAGCATTTTTTATCACTCGTTAAAAGGGACAGAAAGGTTTCGAATCCGAAGATGGTTGTCGGGGTGCCCTCAGGGATTACACAGGTTGAGAAGAAGGCAGTGGTAGATGCATGCTTTCAGGTGGGTATAAGAGAGGTATATCTTATAGAGGAACCGATGGCCGCTGCAATCGGTGCAGAATTGCCCATAGAACTTCCAAGGGGAAACATGGTTGTAGACATAGGGGGAGGAACAACAGAGGTTGCAATCATCAGTCTTTCTGCAATCGCATATAGTGAATCCCTGAGGGTTGCAGGTGATGAGATGGATGAATCCATAGTGAGATACCTGCAAAAGAAATACCAGATGGCTATCGGGATAATTGCAGCAGAAAAGATCAAGATAGAAGGTGCCTCTGTGTATCCAGACGACTCCCGGAATGATTATATAAGTATCGTGGGGAAGGACCTGGTAACCGGTATACCGAAGACTATAAAGATAACGAAGGATGAAATCAGAGAAGCAATAGAAGAACCGGTATCTGCAATAATAGATTCCATAATGAGGGCGCTGGAGAAGCTGCCCCCCGAGTTTGTTTCAGATTTGAGCGAATCAGGTATGACACTGACAGGCGGTGGTGCCCTCCTCAACGGGCTTGACCAGAGGATAGAGGCAGAGACAGGTATAAAGGTTCATCGGGCGGACGACCCCCTAATATCGGTTACTCTTGGTGGTGGGA encodes:
- a CDS encoding N-6 DNA methylase → TRFLRDEVVAEQLVEEEKSKSGYILGFYEAFKQYLINDLSKKDFADLYSQTITYGLFAARTRSENTFNRKLAYDKIPQTIGILREIFSFISLGDVPQQMEWTIDDISEVLAVADVNAILHKYFHEGKGKDPIVHFYETFLAEYDPKTREKRGVYYTPEPVVSYIVRSLHHILKEHFNCPDGFASDKVTVLDPAAGTLTFLAEASKLAVEEFTSRYGTGKKEGFIKEHILKNFYAFELMMAPYAVGHLKISFLLEELGYRLKDDDRFKLYLTNTLEMEELPETQLPGMVSLSEESHLAGKVKKEQPILVILGNPPYSGHSANVGKWISKEIKVYYQVDGKPLGEKNPKWLQDDYVKFIRFAQWKIDQAGEGVLGFITNHGYLDNPTFRGMRQSLMDSFDEIYILDLHGNSLKKEKCPDGSKDENIFDIMQGVAIVLLIKERGKERTCTVYQSECWGLRETKYEWLLKNDIKSTQWKRLTPRSEFYLFTPREERLLEKYDKYSKITEIFPVNGVGITTARDCFVIDRDKNALLNRIRLFKGSKYSDDDLHLSFNINKKKGWSIRKAWNMLQSIVDSDLDSYILPVLYRPFDVQWIFYHDAVVWRTVKKVMRHMMHENIGLITNRQVNGEFRHALCSNMIINDCTVSLETRERSYSFPLYLYPDTDKKETGIPNKKRSFGSTMMLFEQKGDYSVKKPNISPQLIEQLKARYKRAPAPEEIFYYIYAILYSNIYRTKYAEFLKIDFPRIPFTGDYKLFGKMAGYGKKLVGLHLLKTQELDHPATKYQGKGNDRVEKLIYDGKEDRVYINETQYFEGIAEETWQYHIGGYQVLSKWLKDRKGRVLTLDDTKHYSKVATSLKMTIELQGSIDELYSEIEKETIEFKS
- a CDS encoding MoaD/ThiS family protein, giving the protein MKVELDGKVHEFQKPMTVSKLLEQLSLSRETHLVIVNDRLVTEDYRLGKDDNIKFIRVVSGG
- a CDS encoding diguanylate cyclase, giving the protein MGMVDSFSQLIFNIYEAFTVALFVKDGENLKCLSSVTFANSFDKSRGIPIEGTLPGWVIKHNEPLIIPNFDKEEDTLGYYGTTEGIKSFMGYPMEGDGVIVVDSKRKWVFTDKEKKILGNFATVIRQEIEREKRYQEIDEKNEELYVERRMINLFNELNLSKVSINEIFKEALNLSGADFCFVGMERNGRMFVHEVYGISGDEYIMKECPPGNSIASIVMEGGRELLLPYNSGYLREKPLFFQGEAIKARQFFGFPLITGDVPLGAVGFVSLSELRLKEQSIGVLRDISTFLSLYYTFLWMKENLEKLKDFEPVTGSIQFPSFLGIVEKIIKKGDRFSLLSVKLSDLKVYNKRMGYEFTNSLLKKVFQIIRYCVGNNALIARKGGGHFYVLFRGSEMVEIKNVLKVLNYTISKGISEDKTLDRSATVESGMSSFPEDGKSLWELLDKAEEKIK
- a CDS encoding rod shape-determining protein, encoding MGFLKRLFSFFSTHFAMDLGTANTLIYMKGEGIILNEPSVVAIETNTGKLIAVGKEAKEYIGRTPPNISAIRPLKDGVIADFDVTKAMIKHFLSLVKRDRKVSNPKMVVGVPSGITQVEKKAVVDACFQVGIREVYLIEEPMAAAIGAELPIELPRGNMVVDIGGGTTEVAIISLSAIAYSESLRVAGDEMDESIVRYLQKKYQMAIGIIAAEKIKIEGASVYPDDSRNDYISIVGKDLVTGIPKTIKITKDEIREAIEEPVSAIIDSIMRALEKLPPEFVSDLSESGMTLTGGGALLNGLDQRIEAETGIKVHRADDPLISVTLGGGKALEDMNKYKRVFIN